Proteins encoded together in one Maricaulis maris window:
- a CDS encoding DUF2163 domain-containing protein, with the protein MKDVPEDIQAALASGVTTLCDCWIVTRTDGAQFGFTDHDRDFVWQGVTCRAGSGFGGSDVATESGLAPDQTALVGALDDAILRDADLEAGLWAGARVEIARVDWSTGAGVTCSQGELGEIRRVDGRFEAELLGLSHRLSQVTGRVFARRCDAELGDARCGVETSHPGFAGGCDKAYATCRDRFDNTLNFRGFPYMVGNDVLQAGPAADPVRDGGSRELTG; encoded by the coding sequence ATGAAAGACGTGCCGGAGGATATCCAGGCGGCGCTCGCGAGCGGCGTGACCACACTGTGCGATTGCTGGATCGTGACCCGGACCGACGGAGCGCAATTCGGCTTTACCGATCACGACCGCGATTTCGTCTGGCAGGGCGTGACCTGTCGTGCCGGTAGCGGATTTGGCGGCAGCGACGTCGCCACGGAAAGCGGGCTGGCACCCGATCAGACCGCGCTGGTCGGCGCTCTCGATGACGCCATCCTGCGCGATGCGGACCTGGAAGCCGGCCTGTGGGCCGGGGCCCGGGTCGAGATCGCGCGGGTCGACTGGTCAACGGGGGCCGGCGTGACGTGCAGCCAGGGCGAACTCGGCGAGATCCGCCGGGTTGATGGCCGCTTCGAGGCCGAGCTGCTGGGGCTCTCCCATCGCCTGTCACAGGTGACGGGCCGGGTCTTTGCCCGGCGCTGTGATGCGGAACTGGGCGATGCGCGCTGCGGGGTCGAGACGAGCCATCCCGGTTTCGCCGGAGGTTGCGACAAGGCTTACGCCACCTGCCGCGACCGTTTCGACAACACGCTGAATTTCCGTGGCTTCCCCTACATGGTCGGCAATGATGTGCTGCAGGCGGGACCGGCGGCTGACCCGGTCCGCGATGGCGGATCGCGGGAGCTGACCGGATGA
- a CDS encoding DUF2460 domain-containing protein encodes MSVFHEVRFPFPVAIGATGGPQRRTEIVPLLSGREQRNTAWADSRRRYDAGPGVRSLTDIAGLIAFFEARRGPLHGFRFRDPFDNRSTTPDRAPAPDDQVLGTGDGGQVSFQLVKHYESGGDSWTRTITKPVDGSVRVAVNGVETAAFTVDLSSGEILLAVPPPTGASVTAGFAFDVPVRFELDRLDLALEEPGAGSATSIPLIEIRP; translated from the coding sequence ATGAGCGTGTTTCATGAGGTCCGCTTCCCCTTCCCGGTGGCAATCGGGGCGACCGGCGGGCCGCAGCGGCGCACCGAGATCGTGCCGCTCCTGTCCGGTCGCGAGCAGCGCAATACCGCCTGGGCCGATAGTCGGCGCCGCTATGATGCCGGGCCGGGCGTGCGCTCGCTGACTGATATCGCGGGACTGATCGCCTTCTTCGAGGCTCGGCGCGGCCCGCTGCACGGGTTTCGCTTTCGCGATCCCTTCGACAATCGCTCGACCACGCCCGACCGGGCCCCGGCACCGGACGACCAGGTGCTCGGTACGGGCGACGGCGGACAGGTCAGCTTCCAGCTCGTCAAACACTATGAGAGCGGCGGCGACAGCTGGACGCGGACCATCACCAAGCCGGTCGACGGTTCGGTGCGGGTCGCCGTCAACGGGGTCGAAACGGCGGCCTTCACGGTGGATCTTTCGAGCGGCGAAATCCTGCTGGCCGTGCCGCCACCGACAGGCGCGAGCGTGACGGCGGGCTTTGCCTTTGATGTGCCGGTCCGTTTCGAGCTCGACCGCCTCGACCTGGCGCTCGAGGAGCCGGGGGCGGGCTCGGCGACATCCATTCCCCTGATCGAAATCAGACCCTGA
- a CDS encoding phage tail tape measure C-terminal domain-containing protein codes for MSTVDEGASDRAGEALDALADGPAARAAERIETAFEQAGSRIEQALGRAARSGEADFSRMTEAILADLALLAAQQVVERPLAGLIDRVLGSVTPSGGRAEGGPVQAGAAYLVGERGPEVFTPGASGQIGPAGGGQAVHIHLTLPPGPPGHSEQAIAQSRGRIARALARAVDEGRRWS; via the coding sequence ATGAGCACAGTCGATGAAGGCGCGAGCGATCGCGCCGGTGAGGCCCTGGACGCGCTCGCTGACGGCCCTGCCGCGCGGGCGGCCGAGCGTATCGAGACCGCTTTCGAGCAGGCCGGGAGCCGGATCGAGCAGGCGCTCGGACGGGCGGCACGGTCCGGCGAAGCGGATTTTTCGCGCATGACCGAAGCCATTCTGGCTGACCTGGCGCTCCTTGCGGCCCAACAGGTGGTCGAGCGGCCGCTGGCAGGGTTGATCGACCGGGTGCTTGGATCGGTAACGCCGAGCGGTGGCCGCGCCGAGGGCGGACCGGTCCAGGCGGGGGCCGCCTATCTGGTCGGTGAACGCGGTCCGGAGGTCTTCACGCCGGGCGCGTCCGGTCAGATCGGCCCGGCAGGCGGCGGCCAGGCCGTCCATATTCATCTCACCCTGCCCCCCGGCCCACCCGGTCACAGCGAGCAGGCGATCGCGCAATCGCGCGGGCGAATTGCCCGGGCACTGGCGCGAGCAGTGGATGAGGGGAGGCGCTGGTCATGA
- a CDS encoding phage tail assembly chaperone yields the protein MNWASILRLGLALGLRPHEVWRLSLTEWRALTEAGVGPTLDRAGLEALRQRFPDTKETSS from the coding sequence ATGAACTGGGCATCCATCCTGCGCCTCGGCCTCGCCCTGGGGCTGCGGCCGCATGAGGTCTGGCGCCTGTCGCTGACCGAGTGGCGCGCCCTGACCGAGGCGGGCGTCGGGCCGACGCTCGACCGGGCCGGGCTGGAGGCGCTGCGCCAACGCTTTCCCGACACCAAGGAGACATCCTCATGA
- a CDS encoding GTA-gp10 family protein: protein MANPQRGEAELVIGSQTLTLCLTLGALAEIETLCRPGATLTAETLLRVLHALARGGGCAIGLAELKALPVKLDDAAEAVAACLGSGLEP, encoded by the coding sequence ATGGCCAACCCGCAACGTGGCGAGGCTGAACTGGTGATCGGCTCGCAGACGCTCACCCTGTGCCTGACGCTTGGTGCTTTGGCCGAGATCGAGACCCTTTGCCGGCCGGGCGCCACGCTGACCGCGGAGACCCTGCTGCGCGTACTTCATGCGCTGGCGCGGGGCGGCGGGTGCGCGATCGGTCTGGCCGAGCTGAAGGCCTTGCCGGTGAAACTCGATGATGCCGCCGAGGCGGTTGCCGCCTGCCTGGGCAGCGGCCTCGAGCCATGA
- a CDS encoding phage major tail protein, TP901-1 family, whose protein sequence is MTVQPGRDILIRIGDSADPPTFTSAAGLRLKTISLNARPVDVTHAESVEGWRELLAGAGVKTCSVSGSGVFVDAAADARIRQAFFDQSRDDWQLLIPDFGTLTGPFQVAALDYAGRHDGEATWSMSLASAGPLAFEGL, encoded by the coding sequence ATGACAGTCCAGCCTGGCCGCGACATTCTCATCCGGATCGGGGACAGTGCCGATCCGCCGACTTTCACCAGCGCAGCCGGGCTGCGGCTCAAGACGATCTCGCTCAATGCCCGGCCCGTCGATGTCACCCATGCCGAGAGCGTGGAAGGTTGGCGCGAGCTGCTGGCCGGGGCCGGGGTGAAGACCTGTTCGGTGTCCGGCTCGGGTGTCTTCGTGGATGCCGCGGCCGATGCCCGCATCCGGCAGGCCTTTTTCGACCAGTCGCGCGATGACTGGCAATTGCTCATTCCCGATTTCGGGACGCTGACCGGGCCTTTCCAGGTCGCGGCGCTGGATTATGCCGGCCGCCATGATGGCGAGGCGACCTGGTCGATGAGCCTGGCCTCGGCCGGGCCGCTTGCCTTTGAGGGGCTCTAG
- a CDS encoding DUF4760 domain-containing protein, whose translation MLQYAPLLIAIGSLITATMSFLSFRHVRKAAVRSETVNLIMRMTSDAHVSGMLDRFRSLRLSLDAQDRSNPSLDTLRRHTFVWDGAPWDPTRVVKDMFNFYEAMALGAQANWLDEKILRSYWRTSYVLDFADFTAYVADMRSEALGGPRLYNAYEALVRKWRSSAV comes from the coding sequence ATGCTCCAATACGCTCCGCTCTTGATTGCCATTGGCTCGTTGATCACAGCGACGATGTCATTCCTCAGTTTTCGGCACGTTAGAAAAGCGGCGGTGAGAAGTGAGACCGTCAATTTGATAATGCGTATGACATCCGACGCGCATGTATCGGGTATGCTTGATAGATTTAGAAGTTTGCGGCTCTCGCTTGACGCTCAAGACCGGTCGAATCCCTCACTGGATACCCTTCGCCGTCACACTTTTGTCTGGGATGGGGCGCCATGGGACCCGACCCGTGTGGTCAAGGACATGTTCAACTTTTACGAAGCGATGGCGTTGGGCGCACAGGCGAACTGGCTCGACGAGAAAATTTTGCGCTCTTATTGGCGCACCAGCTACGTTTTGGATTTCGCAGACTTCACGGCATACGTAGCCGATATGAGATCCGAAGCTCTTGGTGGCCCAAGACTCTACAACGCTTACGAAGCTCTCGTCAGGAAATGGCGTTCCAGCGCGGTCTAA
- a CDS encoding DUF3168 domain-containing protein codes for MSGVVEALRAALETGFAADPAVMARLGDPLRLYQSRAHRAAYPHASWSRVETVETGADGVRLLDVRLGLDVWQRDSDPGPVLDALADAVIALATPDLPAPWHLVTLHPTYRDVFATRDRRLRRGVLRVRAVLGALPL; via the coding sequence GTGAGCGGGGTGGTTGAGGCCTTGCGCGCCGCGCTCGAGACCGGATTTGCTGCTGATCCGGCAGTGATGGCCCGGCTCGGCGATCCGCTGCGGCTCTATCAGAGCCGCGCCCACCGCGCCGCCTATCCGCATGCCAGCTGGTCGCGGGTCGAGACGGTCGAGACCGGTGCCGACGGGGTTCGCCTGCTGGACGTCCGGCTGGGCCTCGATGTCTGGCAGCGCGACAGCGATCCCGGCCCGGTGCTCGATGCCCTCGCCGACGCCGTGATCGCGCTCGCGACGCCGGACCTGCCGGCGCCCTGGCACCTGGTCACCCTCCATCCGACCTATCGCGACGTCTTTGCCACGCGGGATCGGCGCTTGCGGCGCGGTGTGCTGCGGGTGCGGGCGGTGCTGGGTGCACTCCCTCTATAA
- a CDS encoding head-tail connector protein: MSLTLLTPPAAEPVSLAEARARLRVSDASQDDAINHWIQTARARVERDTGRALLAQTWLERRDVWWGEGRLSAFGTRFRLLKPPLIALEAVTIYGADDTPSEIDPAAFFVDTLSDPGRLVLRSGVSWPQPGRAAAGIEIRFRCGYGDLPGDVPAPLREAVLQLTVHLAETGGASAPPPGYAALIAPFRRVQL; this comes from the coding sequence ATGTCCCTCACACTCCTCACTCCGCCCGCCGCGGAGCCTGTTTCGCTGGCTGAGGCCAGGGCGCGGCTGCGGGTGTCCGATGCGTCGCAGGATGACGCGATCAACCACTGGATACAAACCGCCCGGGCGCGTGTCGAGCGGGATACCGGGCGGGCGCTGCTCGCCCAGACCTGGCTGGAACGGCGCGATGTGTGGTGGGGCGAGGGGCGTCTGTCGGCCTTCGGGACGCGATTCAGGCTCCTCAAACCGCCCCTGATCGCGCTTGAGGCGGTCACGATATATGGCGCGGATGACACGCCGTCGGAGATCGATCCGGCGGCGTTTTTCGTGGACACGCTGAGCGACCCGGGCCGGCTGGTCCTGCGGTCAGGCGTGAGCTGGCCGCAGCCGGGACGCGCGGCGGCGGGGATCGAGATCCGCTTTCGCTGCGGCTATGGCGATCTGCCCGGGGACGTGCCGGCGCCGCTGCGCGAGGCCGTGCTGCAGCTCACCGTCCACCTGGCCGAGACCGGTGGAGCGAGTGCGCCGCCGCCGGGCTATGCCGCCCTGATCGCCCCGTTCCGTCGGGTGCAGCTGTGA
- a CDS encoding phage major capsid protein, with product MSKETKMTTVSAESRAVMGELLAAFEQFKQANDQRLAEIETRAAADVLLEDKLARIDAVLDSQKSALDRLVSEAGRPGLASGGEMSAASAGFTAYMRRGESHEGKSLTAGVGSEGGHVVPAETEARIDRLLAEASPVRAIATVRQTATGVFRKPVSRGGAATGWVSETAARPETDAPSLELIEFPAAELYAMPAATQQLLDDAMVDVEQWLAEEVRDVFAAQESAAFIAGDGINKPRGLLDYTAVAEGNQAWGELGYVATGTSGGFDATDPADALIDLIYAPKTAYRARGRFVMNRQTVSAVRRFKDADGHYLWQPALGEGATSTLLGYPVTEAEDMPDIGADSHSIAFGDFARGYLVLDRQGVEVLRDPFSAKPYVLFYTTKRVGGGVQDFEAIKLLKFGVS from the coding sequence ATGAGCAAGGAAACCAAGATGACGACCGTATCGGCCGAGAGCCGGGCGGTGATGGGCGAGCTGCTCGCCGCCTTCGAACAGTTCAAGCAGGCCAATGACCAGCGTCTCGCCGAGATCGAGACGCGGGCCGCCGCCGACGTCCTGCTGGAGGACAAGCTGGCTCGCATTGATGCCGTACTCGACAGCCAGAAATCCGCGCTCGACCGGCTGGTCAGCGAGGCCGGGCGACCGGGTCTGGCCAGTGGTGGCGAGATGAGTGCCGCCTCGGCCGGTTTCACCGCCTATATGCGGCGCGGGGAGAGCCATGAGGGCAAGTCGCTGACCGCCGGTGTCGGCAGCGAGGGCGGGCATGTCGTGCCGGCCGAGACCGAGGCGCGCATTGACCGTCTGCTGGCTGAGGCCTCGCCGGTCCGGGCCATCGCCACCGTGCGCCAGACCGCAACCGGTGTCTTCCGCAAGCCGGTCTCGCGCGGCGGCGCGGCGACCGGCTGGGTGTCGGAGACGGCGGCCCGTCCCGAGACCGATGCGCCGAGCCTGGAGCTGATCGAATTCCCCGCCGCCGAGCTCTACGCCATGCCGGCCGCGACCCAGCAATTGCTCGATGATGCCATGGTCGATGTCGAGCAATGGCTGGCCGAGGAGGTTCGCGACGTCTTCGCCGCCCAGGAAAGCGCCGCCTTTATCGCCGGTGACGGCATCAACAAGCCGCGCGGCCTCTTGGACTATACCGCCGTCGCCGAGGGCAATCAGGCCTGGGGCGAACTCGGCTATGTCGCGACCGGCACGTCCGGCGGGTTCGACGCGACAGATCCCGCCGACGCGCTGATTGACCTCATCTATGCGCCGAAGACCGCCTATCGCGCTCGCGGCCGTTTCGTGATGAACCGCCAGACCGTCTCCGCCGTGCGCCGCTTCAAGGATGCCGACGGCCATTATCTCTGGCAGCCGGCGCTGGGCGAGGGGGCAACCTCCACCCTTCTGGGCTATCCGGTCACGGAGGCCGAGGACATGCCGGATATCGGCGCCGACAGTCATTCGATCGCCTTCGGCGATTTCGCCCGCGGTTATCTCGTCCTCGACCGCCAGGGCGTGGAAGTCCTGCGCGACCCGTTCAGCGCCAAACCCTATGTCCTCTTCTACACCACCAAACGTGTCGGCGGCGGGGTGCAGGATTTCGAGGCGATCAAGCTGTTGAAGTTCGGGGTGAGCTGA
- a CDS encoding HK97 family phage prohead protease, whose translation MTDTLAIEGHASLFGLADLGGDVVARGAFAASLATRRTIPMLFQHDPSEPIGVWTAITEDARGLHVRGEILTTGARGRAAAALVRRGAVDGLSIGFRTRCARPREVRGRVLTAIDLWEVSIVTFPMLPQARLRLVAPVGDRVAA comes from the coding sequence ATGACCGACACCCTCGCCATCGAGGGTCATGCGAGCCTGTTCGGGCTGGCGGACCTGGGCGGCGATGTGGTGGCGCGCGGGGCCTTTGCGGCCTCGCTCGCCACCCGTCGCACCATTCCCATGCTGTTCCAGCACGACCCGTCCGAGCCGATCGGCGTGTGGACCGCGATCACCGAGGATGCCCGTGGCCTGCATGTCCGCGGCGAGATCCTGACCACCGGCGCGCGCGGCCGGGCGGCGGCCGCCCTGGTCCGGCGCGGCGCGGTCGACGGACTCTCTATCGGCTTTCGCACCCGCTGTGCCCGACCCCGGGAGGTCCGCGGCCGTGTTCTCACCGCGATCGATCTCTGGGAGGTCTCCATCGTGACCTTCCCCATGCTGCCGCAAGCGCGCCTGCGCCTGGTGGCGCCGGTCGGCGACCGTGTCGCCGCCTGA
- a CDS encoding phage portal protein, producing the protein MAHWLDRLFGREEKSALSSRLIALTAATQTGWVPRALPAMMQAGYARNAIVHRCIRLTAEAAAAVPLTASDGTIARLLDMPNPDQSGPELWESLYGYLQLAGNAYLELASLADEPRALHLLRPDRMRVLAGPTGWPEGWEYAAAGRKRRFQRDRASGRAPVFHIRLFHPGDDHYGLSPLEAVGRALDLHTAGSDWARALLANAARPSGALVFKGADGHLSPDQFDRLKAELEASHTGPANAGRPLLLEGGLDWTPMALSPADMDFTAARREAAREIALGLGVPPLLLGLPGDNTYANYAEANAAFIRQTVRPLVMKMARALTIWLRPWSSAGLEIRPDFTALEAPEPDHA; encoded by the coding sequence ATGGCCCACTGGCTCGACCGATTGTTCGGCCGGGAGGAGAAATCCGCCCTGTCCAGTCGTCTGATCGCGCTGACCGCCGCGACGCAGACCGGCTGGGTGCCGCGTGCCCTGCCGGCGATGATGCAGGCCGGCTATGCCCGCAATGCCATCGTCCATCGCTGTATCCGGCTGACCGCTGAAGCCGCCGCAGCGGTGCCGCTGACGGCGTCGGACGGGACGATCGCGCGCCTTCTCGACATGCCCAATCCGGACCAGTCCGGACCCGAACTGTGGGAAAGTCTCTATGGTTATCTACAGCTGGCCGGAAATGCCTATCTGGAGCTGGCGAGCCTGGCCGATGAGCCGCGCGCGCTTCATCTCCTGCGTCCGGATCGCATGCGGGTGCTGGCGGGACCGACCGGTTGGCCGGAGGGCTGGGAATATGCCGCCGCTGGCCGCAAACGCCGGTTCCAGCGGGACCGGGCGTCCGGTCGTGCTCCGGTTTTCCACATCCGGCTCTTTCACCCCGGCGATGATCATTACGGGCTGTCGCCGCTGGAAGCGGTGGGCCGGGCGCTCGATCTGCATACTGCCGGCTCCGACTGGGCCAGGGCGCTGCTGGCCAATGCCGCGCGTCCCTCCGGGGCGCTGGTCTTCAAGGGCGCCGACGGTCATCTCAGTCCGGACCAGTTCGACCGCCTCAAGGCCGAGCTGGAGGCCAGCCATACCGGTCCCGCCAATGCCGGCCGGCCGCTTTTGCTGGAGGGCGGGCTGGACTGGACACCGATGGCGCTCAGCCCCGCCGACATGGACTTCACCGCCGCCCGCCGCGAGGCCGCGCGCGAGATCGCGCTGGGGCTTGGCGTGCCGCCACTCCTGCTTGGCCTGCCGGGCGACAACACCTACGCCAACTACGCCGAGGCGAACGCCGCCTTCATCCGCCAGACCGTGCGGCCGCTGGTGATGAAGATGGCGCGGGCCCTGACCATCTGGCTGCGGCCCTGGTCCTCAGCCGGACTGGAGATCCGGCCGGACTTTACCGCCCTCGAGGCACCGGAGCCGGACCATGCGTGA
- a CDS encoding helix-turn-helix domain-containing protein: MSERRINYRYDECGLDNVILEDFPVQMDEAGDEVITIPNVNVLHQVLVSAVAHKEGGLNPKEIRFLRSEMGMSQAELAKLIGRDGQTIGRWERGETNIDQTAEIVLRMKAIEFTGWAGLPIDELASRTVYSAEQKPIVIDAADPTHYPRKTAA; the protein is encoded by the coding sequence ATGAGTGAGCGCCGCATCAATTACCGTTATGACGAGTGTGGCCTCGACAATGTCATCCTGGAGGACTTTCCGGTCCAGATGGATGAGGCCGGCGACGAGGTCATCACGATCCCGAATGTCAACGTGCTGCACCAGGTGTTGGTGTCTGCGGTCGCCCACAAGGAGGGGGGACTCAACCCGAAGGAAATCCGCTTCCTGCGCAGCGAGATGGGTATGTCCCAGGCCGAGCTGGCAAAGCTGATCGGCCGCGATGGCCAAACCATTGGCCGCTGGGAGCGCGGGGAGACGAATATCGACCAGACGGCGGAGATTGTGCTCCGGATGAAGGCGATCGAATTCACCGGATGGGCCGGCCTGCCCATCGATGAATTGGCCAGTCGCACTGTTTATTCGGCCGAGCAGAAGCCGATTGTGATCGATGCCGCCGACCCGACGCATTATCCGAGAAAAACGGCCGCCTGA
- a CDS encoding DUF4258 domain-containing protein — protein MTLTKTRHAKERLLERNLIEADLLHLLKNGFVHDEAEATPYEGCYRYKVEGMTPNSAGRTLASIVIPGPDRGLKVVTIMWKDEA, from the coding sequence TTGACCCTGACCAAGACACGGCACGCCAAGGAAAGGTTGCTCGAACGGAACCTGATCGAAGCGGACCTGCTGCACCTGCTCAAGAACGGATTCGTCCACGATGAAGCCGAGGCTACCCCGTATGAAGGTTGCTACAGATACAAGGTCGAAGGCATGACGCCGAACAGCGCCGGGCGGACCCTTGCCTCCATCGTGATCCCGGGCCCGGACCGCGGCCTGAAGGTCGTGACCATCATGTGGAAGGACGAAGCATGA
- a CDS encoding DNA-packaging protein → MTQSSKLATMLSFVDTFWALTKRERERAWHKEADRQRRDAIHTDFRYHATGPQLPPPGDWLTWLFLGGRGAGKTRAGAEWVRHRALRTVSRIALVGPTFNDVREVMIEGPSGLKHLGSAMERPRYEASRRRLVFPSGSQAYAFSAEDADGLRGPQFDFAWGDEFAAWPDPQRVLDTLRMGVRLGGAPRILLTTTPRPIPALKALVKAWDPRGSIRVTHQPTAANAANLAPGFVESLNAAYGGSMLGRQEVEGLLIDDPDGALWTRSQIEAARLAATGNALPELDRIVVALDPPATGGPRADECGIVVAGAHGEGLARCAVVLADLSFGPALPAEWAARAASAFDDYSADALIAEANQGGDMVRAVLQAAAPGLPVRLVHASRGKRARAEPVAALYAAGRVRHARAFPALEDQMCAFGAPDGPKSSPDRVDALVWAISDLVLGRGGAPRLRRL, encoded by the coding sequence ATGACGCAGTCCAGCAAGCTCGCGACGATGCTTTCCTTTGTCGACACGTTCTGGGCCCTGACGAAGCGGGAGCGGGAGAGGGCCTGGCACAAGGAAGCGGATCGCCAGCGAAGAGACGCGATCCATACCGACTTCCGCTACCACGCGACGGGCCCGCAACTCCCGCCGCCGGGTGACTGGCTGACCTGGCTGTTTCTCGGTGGCCGCGGCGCCGGCAAGACCCGCGCCGGGGCCGAATGGGTGCGCCATCGGGCCCTGCGGACAGTGAGCCGGATCGCCCTGGTCGGACCGACCTTCAACGATGTCCGCGAAGTGATGATAGAGGGGCCCTCAGGCCTGAAACATCTGGGCAGCGCGATGGAAAGGCCGCGTTATGAGGCGAGCCGCCGGCGTCTGGTCTTTCCATCGGGCAGTCAGGCCTATGCCTTCTCCGCCGAGGATGCGGACGGGCTGCGCGGGCCGCAATTCGACTTTGCCTGGGGTGATGAGTTCGCCGCCTGGCCGGACCCGCAACGTGTTCTCGACACGCTGCGCATGGGGGTCCGGCTGGGCGGTGCGCCGCGGATATTGCTGACCACCACGCCGCGCCCGATCCCGGCCTTGAAAGCCCTGGTGAAGGCATGGGATCCGCGCGGGTCGATCCGGGTGACCCATCAACCGACAGCCGCCAATGCCGCCAATCTGGCCCCCGGTTTCGTTGAATCCCTCAACGCCGCCTATGGCGGGTCGATGCTGGGGCGTCAGGAGGTGGAAGGTCTGTTGATCGATGACCCGGACGGTGCCCTGTGGACGCGGTCCCAGATCGAGGCGGCGCGGTTGGCGGCGACCGGCAATGCCCTGCCGGAGCTGGACCGTATCGTGGTGGCGCTCGACCCGCCGGCGACTGGCGGGCCGCGTGCCGATGAATGCGGGATTGTGGTCGCCGGTGCCCATGGTGAAGGCCTGGCACGCTGTGCCGTGGTGCTGGCAGACCTGTCCTTCGGTCCCGCCTTGCCGGCCGAGTGGGCGGCCCGCGCTGCGTCGGCCTTTGATGATTACAGCGCCGATGCGCTGATCGCCGAAGCCAACCAGGGCGGCGACATGGTACGCGCGGTCCTGCAGGCGGCGGCACCCGGCCTGCCGGTCCGTCTCGTACATGCCAGCCGCGGCAAGCGCGCCCGCGCCGAACCGGTGGCCGCCCTCTATGCCGCCGGCCGCGTCCGCCACGCCCGCGCCTTCCCGGCGCTGGAGGACCAGATGTGCGCCTTCGGTGCCCCCGACGGCCCCAAATCCAGCCCCGACCGCGTCGACGCGCTGGTCTGGGCGATCAGCGACCTGGTGCTGGGGCGCGGCGGGGCGCCAAGGCTGAGGCGGCTTTGA
- a CDS encoding YcgN family cysteine cluster protein — MALPFWKMKSLGEMSKSEWESLCDHCGKCCLIKLEDEDTGLNLDTDVACKLYDCNKGGCRHYANRHTHVPDCVVLTPENVPTLNWIPQTCAYRLIAEGRDLYDWHPLKTGDPDSTRKAGMSVIGRVTSETQFPDPDSVDWEARITEWPGEGED, encoded by the coding sequence ATGGCATTGCCTTTCTGGAAGATGAAATCTCTCGGCGAGATGAGCAAATCGGAATGGGAGTCGCTGTGCGACCATTGCGGCAAATGCTGTCTGATCAAGCTCGAGGACGAGGATACCGGCCTCAATCTCGACACCGACGTCGCCTGCAAGCTCTATGACTGCAACAAGGGCGGCTGCCGCCACTATGCCAACCGTCACACCCATGTGCCCGACTGTGTCGTGTTGACGCCGGAAAACGTCCCGACCCTCAACTGGATCCCGCAAACCTGCGCCTACCGCCTGATCGCCGAGGGCCGCGACCTCTATGACTGGCACCCGCTGAAGACCGGCGACCCCGACTCGACCCGAAAGGCCGGCATGTCGGTCATCGGCCGGGTGACGTCGGAAACCCAGTTCCCCGACCCCGACAGTGTCGACTGGGAGGCGCGGATCACCGAGTGGCCGGGTGAGGGCGAGGACTAG